A window from Alkalicoccobacillus plakortidis encodes these proteins:
- a CDS encoding ribonuclease HII translates to MHNQSISTIKQMLDTASGEELKNYLVQLEQDNRKGVQQLLKQVNQKLLKKQKELEMFEQMQTYERDLSVNGFKAIAGLDEAGRGPLAGPVVAAAVILPTETTLVGLTDSKKLSKKQREYFFDEIKRQAIAYSIQEVDVSTIDTINIYQATKQAMQLAVENLTTQADYLLLDAMNLPMEVEQTSLIKGDQKSLSIAAASVLAKVSRDRLMEKLDESYPEYGFSQHAGYGTPTHLQALKQYGVTPAHRRSFQPVKDHIG, encoded by the coding sequence ATGCATAATCAATCGATTTCAACAATCAAGCAAATGCTAGATACAGCCTCAGGTGAGGAATTAAAAAACTACCTAGTTCAGCTAGAACAAGATAACAGAAAAGGTGTACAGCAATTACTGAAGCAAGTGAACCAGAAGCTATTAAAAAAACAAAAAGAGCTCGAGATGTTTGAGCAGATGCAAACATATGAACGCGATCTATCAGTGAATGGATTCAAAGCAATTGCTGGGCTTGATGAAGCAGGAAGAGGTCCATTAGCTGGACCAGTTGTTGCCGCTGCAGTTATTTTGCCAACAGAAACGACTTTAGTCGGTCTGACAGATTCTAAAAAACTCAGTAAAAAGCAACGTGAGTATTTTTTTGATGAGATAAAGCGACAAGCGATTGCCTACTCCATTCAAGAAGTAGATGTCAGTACCATCGATACAATCAATATTTATCAAGCCACAAAACAAGCAATGCAGCTAGCAGTTGAGAACTTAACAACTCAAGCGGATTATTTGTTGCTTGATGCAATGAACTTGCCAATGGAAGTGGAGCAGACCTCTTTAATAAAAGGTGATCAAAAAAGTCTGAGTATAGCAGCGGCCTCCGTTTTAGCAAAAGTGTCAAGAGATCGATTAATGGAAAAACTGGATGAATCCTATCCGGAATATGGCTTCTCACAGCATGCTGGCTATGGTACACCTACACATCTGCAAGCACTTAAGCAATACGGAGTAACGCCAGCACATAGACGATCCTTTCAGCCAGTAAAAGACCATATTGGATAA
- the ylqF gene encoding ribosome biogenesis GTPase YlqF: MAIQWYPGHMAKARREVTEKLKYIDVVIELLDARAPLSSRNPVIDELAEGKPRLILLNKTDLADPVQTKAWSTHFRDQGAYVISINSQNGQGTEKIDAACKDLAKPLFEKWQAKGMKPRAIRVVILGIPNVGKSTLINRLASKRTANVGDRPGITKKQQWIKIGTSLELLDTPGILWPKFEDQITGYRLAATGAIKDELLDFQDIALFVLTYLKREYPNLIKARYKVDELPEDNVELFDLIGEKRGFLQKRGYIDYDKTAETILRELRSGTIGSITLEKPTDIEEKTV; the protein is encoded by the coding sequence ATGGCAATACAATGGTACCCAGGCCACATGGCTAAGGCACGCCGTGAAGTAACAGAGAAACTGAAATATATTGATGTTGTCATTGAACTTCTTGATGCAAGAGCCCCGCTATCTTCTAGAAATCCAGTGATTGATGAATTAGCTGAAGGAAAACCTCGTTTAATTCTCTTAAATAAAACAGATCTAGCCGATCCCGTTCAAACCAAAGCTTGGTCCACTCATTTTAGAGATCAGGGAGCTTATGTCATTTCGATTAACTCTCAAAATGGACAAGGTACGGAAAAGATTGATGCAGCTTGTAAGGACTTAGCCAAACCTTTATTTGAAAAGTGGCAAGCAAAAGGAATGAAACCTAGGGCGATTCGAGTTGTTATTCTAGGGATTCCGAATGTAGGGAAATCGACCCTTATTAACCGTCTTGCGTCAAAACGGACTGCTAATGTTGGCGATCGTCCTGGTATTACCAAAAAGCAGCAGTGGATAAAAATTGGAACATCTCTTGAGCTTTTAGATACGCCAGGTATTCTTTGGCCTAAGTTTGAGGATCAGATTACTGGATATCGATTAGCTGCAACAGGAGCAATAAAGGATGAGCTTTTAGATTTTCAAGATATTGCTCTTTTTGTACTAACGTACTTAAAACGCGAATATCCAAATCTAATCAAAGCGAGATATAAAGTAGATGAGCTTCCGGAAGACAACGTTGAGCTATTTGATTTAATTGGCGAAAAACGTGGATTTTTACAAAAAAGAGGCTACATTGATTATGATAAAACAGCAGAGACCATTTTACGTGAGCTTCGTTCTGGCACAATAGGGTCAATCACGCTAGAAAAGCCTACCGATATAGAGGAGAAAACCGTTTAA
- the lepB gene encoding signal peptidase I: MKKERSESWEWVKAIVIALLLAFVIRTFMFASVVVDGESMQPTLEPNDKMIVNKIGLQLSEPKRFDIIVFHAPGGNDYIKRVIGLPGEEIEYRDDTLYINQEPVTEPFLDDMKMYYEGEVLTGDFKLEELSPAFDSVVPEDSYFVMGDNRRRSKDSRDIGSIHKQDVIGEASLTFWPIKNIKITE; the protein is encoded by the coding sequence ATGAAAAAAGAACGATCAGAGTCATGGGAATGGGTAAAAGCAATCGTTATTGCGCTTTTATTAGCATTTGTGATTCGAACCTTCATGTTTGCCTCCGTTGTAGTAGATGGAGAATCGATGCAGCCAACTTTAGAACCTAATGATAAGATGATCGTAAATAAAATAGGATTGCAACTAAGCGAGCCTAAACGTTTTGATATCATTGTTTTTCATGCTCCTGGAGGAAATGATTATATTAAACGTGTAATTGGTTTGCCAGGTGAAGAAATAGAATATAGAGATGATACGTTATATATTAATCAAGAGCCTGTTACTGAACCGTTTCTTGATGATATGAAAATGTATTATGAAGGGGAAGTTTTAACGGGTGATTTTAAATTAGAGGAATTGTCTCCTGCATTTGATTCGGTTGTACCCGAGGACTCGTATTTTGTTATGGGGGATAACCGGAGACGTAGTAAGGATAGCCGTGATATTGGTTCGATTCATAAACAAGATGTGATTGGTGAAGCCAGTCTCACGTTTTGGCCAATTAAAAATATAAAAATAACAGAGTAG
- the trmD gene encoding tRNA (guanosine(37)-N1)-methyltransferase TrmD, producing the protein MRIDVLSLFPEMFQGVFGSSILRLAQDKGLVSLNVTDFRTYSTNKHNRVDDYPYGGGAGMVLTPQPIFDAVSDVKQADINPRVVLLCPQGEPYTQQKAEEFSKEEQLIFICGHYEGYDERIRTHLVTDEISLGDYVLTGGELGAMVIVDSVTRLLPGVLGNAESAITDSFSTGMLEHPQYTRPASFRGLDVPEVLLSGHHQRIEEWRTQQSLKRTFERRPELLNEEKITPNQQKLIDEWKKEM; encoded by the coding sequence ATGAGAATTGATGTTTTAAGTCTGTTTCCAGAAATGTTTCAAGGCGTTTTCGGTAGTTCGATCTTACGATTGGCACAAGATAAAGGACTTGTTTCTTTGAACGTGACAGATTTTAGAACCTATTCAACAAATAAACACAACCGTGTTGATGACTACCCTTATGGTGGTGGGGCCGGAATGGTATTGACGCCACAGCCGATTTTTGATGCTGTGAGTGATGTAAAACAAGCGGATATAAACCCTAGAGTTGTGTTACTTTGCCCTCAAGGAGAACCGTATACTCAGCAAAAAGCGGAAGAGTTCTCTAAGGAAGAGCAACTTATCTTCATTTGCGGCCATTATGAGGGATATGACGAACGGATTCGTACGCATCTTGTGACAGATGAGATTTCACTTGGTGACTACGTTTTAACCGGTGGTGAGCTCGGTGCAATGGTTATTGTTGATAGTGTAACGAGACTACTTCCAGGGGTACTAGGTAACGCTGAATCGGCAATAACAGACTCATTCTCAACAGGAATGCTTGAGCATCCACAGTATACTCGACCTGCTTCTTTTCGTGGGTTGGACGTGCCTGAGGTCCTACTGTCAGGTCATCATCAACGTATTGAAGAATGGCGAACGCAACAATCGCTTAAACGAACATTTGAGCGACGTCCTGAGTTGCTAAATGAAGAAAAGATAACACCTAATCAACAAAAGTTGATAGATGAATGGAAAAAAGAGATGTAA
- the rimM gene encoding ribosome maturation factor RimM (Essential for efficient processing of 16S rRNA), whose translation MTEWYKVGQLVNTHGVRGEVRILSTTDFVEKRFAKGSTLAIRQENGTYLNLTVKTHRSHKQFELLTFEGYENINDVEPFKGQTLYVSADQQEELEIGEYYYHEIIGCTVISEEGLKIGRVIEILSPGANDVWVVKREGQKDLLVPYIESVVREVDINNKTITIHLLEGLDV comes from the coding sequence ATGACGGAATGGTATAAGGTAGGACAGCTTGTTAATACTCATGGAGTACGTGGTGAGGTGCGCATTCTATCTACTACAGATTTTGTAGAAAAAAGATTTGCAAAAGGAAGCACTCTTGCCATTAGGCAGGAAAATGGTACTTATCTTAACTTAACAGTGAAAACACATCGTAGTCACAAACAATTTGAGTTGCTAACGTTTGAAGGGTACGAGAATATCAATGACGTGGAACCTTTTAAAGGACAAACTTTATATGTATCTGCTGATCAACAGGAAGAACTTGAGATTGGTGAATACTATTATCACGAAATTATTGGCTGCACGGTTATAAGTGAAGAAGGACTAAAAATCGGTCGAGTGATTGAGATTTTAAGTCCAGGAGCTAATGATGTCTGGGTTGTCAAAAGAGAAGGTCAAAAGGATCTGCTTGTTCCTTATATTGAATCGGTTGTTCGTGAGGTCGATATCAATAACAAAACGATTACGATTCACTTGCTAGAAGGATTGGATGTATGA
- a CDS encoding YlqD family protein has translation MQFLQTVSIKQVLTANKKERLTKELNQEMDKLQREIEQFHFQLHKAIKKSEPVSQEQQIRMRYEQEINKRTDKRKSLEFRLQQLDRLPIDSEIAGGQTQAIVELTIGDRWPDQEQQLEVVVRDGIIEQFRESRRSDDGMV, from the coding sequence ATGCAGTTTTTGCAAACCGTTTCCATCAAACAAGTCCTAACAGCGAACAAAAAAGAGCGATTAACAAAAGAACTGAATCAAGAGATGGACAAGCTTCAACGGGAAATTGAACAGTTCCATTTTCAATTGCACAAAGCAATTAAAAAATCAGAACCCGTTTCCCAAGAGCAACAAATCCGCATGCGTTATGAACAAGAAATCAATAAACGAACAGATAAAAGAAAAAGCCTTGAATTTAGACTCCAACAGCTTGATCGTCTACCCATAGATTCTGAAATTGCAGGTGGTCAAACACAAGCGATTGTAGAGCTTACGATTGGAGATAGGTGGCCAGACCAAGAGCAGCAGCTTGAGGTCGTAGTGCGAGATGGAATCATTGAACAATTTCGAGAAAGTAGGCGTTCTGATGACGGAATGGTATAA
- a CDS encoding KH domain-containing protein — protein MKALVEHIAQSLVDDPESVKVEEHQEDQTVYLRLTVHPDDMGKVIGKNGRTAKALRSVVYAAVNKQGKKVKLDIVE, from the coding sequence ATGAAAGCGTTGGTTGAACATATAGCTCAATCACTTGTTGATGATCCGGAATCCGTTAAGGTTGAAGAGCATCAAGAAGATCAGACAGTCTATCTACGATTAACGGTTCATCCGGATGATATGGGAAAAGTGATTGGTAAAAACGGACGAACAGCAAAAGCTTTGCGCTCAGTTGTGTACGCAGCTGTTAATAAGCAAGGTAAAAAAGTAAAGCTGGATATCGTTGAATAA
- the rpsP gene encoding 30S ribosomal protein S16 produces the protein MAVKIRLKRIGSKKAPVYRVVVADSRAPRDGRFIEEIGTYNPIAQPAQFTVKEDKALDWMLKGAKPSDTVRNLFSKEGLMEKLHNAKNQK, from the coding sequence ATGGCTGTTAAAATTCGACTTAAACGTATTGGTTCAAAGAAAGCTCCTGTCTACCGTGTAGTGGTAGCAGATTCACGTGCTCCACGTGATGGAAGATTCATCGAGGAAATCGGAACGTATAACCCGATTGCTCAACCTGCTCAGTTTACTGTAAAAGAAGACAAAGCACTTGACTGGATGTTAAAAGGTGCAAAACCTTCTGACACCGTTCGTAACCTTTTCTCAAAAGAAGGTTTAATGGAAAAGCTTCACAACGCAAAAAACCAAAAGTAA
- the ffh gene encoding signal recognition particle protein, translating into MAFEGLAERLQGTLTKIRGKGKVSEQDIKEMMREVRLALLEADVNFKVVKQFIADVKEKALGQDVMKSLTPGQQVIKVVNEELTALMGGEQSKLAVSSKPPTVIMMVGLQGAGKTTASAKLASHLRKKHNRTPLLVAADIYRPAAIKQLETLGKQIDMPVFSLGDQVSPVEIAKQAVAKAKEDHHDYVLIDTAGRLHVDQELMGELSQIKESVVPDEILLVIDAMTGQDAVNVAETFNEQLGLTGVILSKLDGDTRGGAAISVKAVTNTPIKFAGTGEKIDQLEPFHPDRMASRILGMGDVLSLIEKAQTNVDEEKARELEKKMRNADFSFDDFLEQLEQVRSMGPLEDLLGMMPGMKKAKGMKDLQVDEKQIGRVEAIVRSMTKKEKVDPSILNGSRRRRIAKGSGTTIQDVNRLLKQFEDMKKMMKQMTGMQNGKGRKRGKGMGGFKLPF; encoded by the coding sequence ATGGCATTTGAAGGCTTAGCTGAACGGCTCCAGGGTACACTTACAAAGATTCGCGGTAAAGGTAAGGTAAGCGAGCAGGACATTAAAGAAATGATGCGCGAAGTCAGGCTTGCACTTCTGGAAGCTGATGTAAACTTTAAGGTCGTTAAACAATTTATAGCTGATGTAAAAGAAAAGGCACTTGGCCAAGACGTTATGAAAAGTTTAACTCCTGGTCAACAAGTCATAAAGGTTGTAAATGAAGAGCTCACCGCTTTAATGGGTGGAGAGCAAAGCAAGTTGGCTGTCTCCTCAAAGCCTCCAACTGTTATTATGATGGTAGGTCTACAAGGTGCCGGTAAAACAACGGCATCAGCCAAGCTTGCGAGTCATCTTCGCAAAAAACACAACCGTACGCCGCTTTTAGTGGCAGCGGATATCTATCGACCGGCTGCAATCAAGCAGCTTGAGACGTTAGGTAAACAAATTGATATGCCGGTCTTTTCATTGGGAGATCAAGTAAGCCCTGTTGAGATTGCTAAGCAGGCTGTAGCCAAAGCGAAGGAAGATCATCACGACTATGTGTTGATTGATACAGCGGGACGCTTACATGTGGATCAAGAATTAATGGGTGAGCTAAGCCAGATTAAGGAATCGGTTGTACCAGATGAAATTTTACTTGTTATTGATGCAATGACAGGTCAAGATGCAGTAAATGTGGCAGAAACTTTTAATGAACAGCTTGGCTTAACGGGTGTGATCTTATCTAAGTTAGATGGAGATACTCGAGGCGGTGCTGCGATTTCAGTAAAAGCTGTGACAAATACGCCAATTAAATTTGCTGGTACAGGTGAAAAAATTGATCAGCTTGAGCCATTCCATCCAGATCGGATGGCTTCCCGTATTCTTGGTATGGGTGATGTGCTTTCACTCATTGAAAAAGCCCAAACCAATGTTGATGAAGAAAAAGCGCGTGAGCTAGAGAAAAAGATGCGCAACGCTGATTTTTCATTTGACGACTTTTTAGAACAGCTTGAACAGGTCCGCAGTATGGGACCTCTTGAGGACTTGCTTGGCATGATGCCTGGTATGAAAAAAGCCAAAGGCATGAAAGACTTGCAAGTAGATGAGAAACAAATTGGTCGTGTGGAAGCGATTGTGCGTTCCATGACCAAAAAAGAGAAAGTGGATCCGTCCATTTTGAATGGAAGTCGTCGCCGGCGAATTGCAAAAGGAAGCGGCACAACCATTCAAGATGTTAATCGTCTGCTGAAGCAGTTTGAAGATATGAAAAAGATGATGAAGCAGATGACGGGCATGCAAAATGGCAAAGGTCGCAAACGCGGCAAAGGTATGGGTGGCTTTAAGCTACCATTTTAG
- a CDS encoding putative DNA-binding protein → MLEKTLRMNYLFDFYHSLLTLKQREYMSQYYLDDFSLGEIAEQFEVSRQAVYDNIKRTEAMLEEYENKLQLLEKFEKRTSLLAQLKTAIQQNAAPEEMQSLIDMIRKLD, encoded by the coding sequence GTGCTAGAGAAAACGCTCAGAATGAACTATTTGTTTGATTTCTATCATTCCCTGCTCACTCTGAAGCAGCGCGAATATATGTCCCAATATTATTTAGATGATTTTTCCCTTGGTGAAATTGCCGAGCAGTTTGAAGTCAGTCGACAGGCAGTATATGACAATATCAAACGAACAGAAGCGATGCTTGAGGAATATGAAAACAAGTTGCAGCTTTTAGAGAAGTTTGAGAAACGAACTAGTCTGCTGGCTCAATTAAAAACAGCTATTCAACAGAACGCGGCTCCTGAAGAGATGCAGAGTCTTATAGATATGATTCGGAAACTGGACTAG